taagtgtcgaatactagtaggtcacatctcccactatgtcgtggtcggttagaagggggtgtggccttatctgctcgAGTGAGGGGcatataagctaggctgagtatgaccagctcgtaaatggatctGCTATCAACAAGTTGGGTAGGTACTGTTAGACTACtagttaggcagatagtgaggtcttttcctctTGCTAGTTGCGGGCTAGGGAGACGGcagctagtgtggagtgtactagaccccggtgatatcccagagatgtacggtattgatattGTGACGCCCTATCACTGTTACACACGTGGGTGAGCACATGTGGGCAGATACTGATgtggcggggcctaagggcctaggcgagctaccagtggttggcaggctactgtgcatacagtggGGCGGAACCTTGTCCTACATCGGAAGCACTGtagtggttatatgtggacttacttaGTAGGAGTTTGcttttgactcattcattcattcattcactatccactcaggttggtggtgcgcaactagatcattatgtgtacccttGCAATGATCATGATTTTGTTTGGATacacgaccaacctaagatcaagagtttaccacattgagtctagctatccaaatttaggtatgagactggtttggatagaagtctcttgtgattaaccccatagcttgcgataccacatattatcatcccgactacacactcctacttagtctttttctttcattgcatattgtattgcatcgtCTGtctatgacatttggtttactatattTCTGTATTACATGgcttagataaggctgatggtatgcGTGGACTTGTAAGGCTttgcacattgcattgcatcctcaacatataaCACTTAACATactatgtcttgcatcacataaccttgTTATGGTTAACAATATTCATAGACTTGCCAATATTTCTTCTTACCtttatatttgtgtgcttggcacatgtattgcacacacacgcaccaccctctaagcttcttagtaagcttatgcatgaccattgcgtgcaggtgacattaggtcttagcagcgttgaggcagagCTTGTGGAAGATCGTTTTAGAGATTTTGTTATTAATGTATTTCCCGTTCAGCATTGTAttctaatatttatattagtggatacgtggtgatgatgttgttcttgtcatttgggtatacttgtggttatacttctttacaaattttttttactagaaatcctccttgtagtatcccaggatcgaaatctggcgtgcGAGCGCTGGGAGCCaaaaatgggatactacggaagctatcggcatcggattcggtgatcgaaaattttgtgagcccggttcctggGTTTGGAACGTGATAGTTGGAGTCGTCGTCCGAGAGTTCTTCTTTTTACTCTTTAGcttgtttttatacttttcttaagagactttagttcaatcatatttatagttggctaaacctcttagctaaggctaagacatgaagcttgtagcgtgataggttgtttctcttgctttgattcatatttatgttgaaccttctttgattctagtttgatatttaaggaatactttcagttttttatggtttattgtgattcaaattacaatagatctgcaatagctttgagtatcttttttttccttatcttgagattatgggattggtaaatcatgcTGTTTACCATTGtaccatgggcatggtttggtgatggaatcctttccaatcttcataattctccatccattgagaattaggtcaatgaaagtttagattgaTTTAATGGctatatctttcaattggataggatatgactccaattccaattgtgattacttgaatcaagtaatgtcacaccccaaactctgaaaccaggctcacaaaattttcgatcaccgaattcggtttcgacagcctctgtaataccccattctccgctcccgacacccatttgccaaattccaatcctgggatcctacaaggaggattttcagtacaattttttttttgtaagaaatATATCTATAAGCATAACCTAGACACAAAcaataacatcatcaccacatatccactaataaaatcattcgagtataatgctgaaaggaaaatacaagataaatatcaaatctccagaagctctgccacaCGCTCATGCCTCAGCTCAGTTGCGTCCTAAcgtcacatgcacgcatctattgtgcataagcttacaggaagcttagaggatggtgtaaatATGTgtaatgcacgtgccaagcatataaatatcaaagcAAGTGGAAATACTAGCAaattcataaataccatcatcttgtctaggctatgcgatgcaaggacataataagctaatatcatatactgaggaagcaatgtagatcgactatgcaatgcgaagacaaaataagccaaatgtcatgtactgaggatgcaatacaatatgcaaatcctgatgagtccacgaatacatGAGATAAAGTTTTGCCTTCaatgtgtgcacagtagcctgccaaccaccgGTAGCTCCCCCAAGCTTGCTTAGCCCTGCCCACATCAGCATCCGTCCACATGTGACCACAATGACGGGGTATCATAATATGTCATATACAAAGGATGCAATGCAGtatgtaatgcaaaagaaatgataaagctagagtgtgtagtcgggatgacaGTACGTGGTATTAAAAGTTGTagggttcaccacaagggacttctattcaaaccagtcccatacctaaatttggatagccagactcaatgtggtaaactcctgacctcaggttggtcatgtggccaaccaaaatcctagccattgcgacggtacacataatgatttggttgcgcaccactagcccgagtggatagtgagtgagtgaatgaatgaatgattcaaatgttgagtacgcaactcttgtttagtaagtccacatatcagtactgtacatatctgggatatcaccgaggtctagtacattTTACACCAGATTGCCACCCACTGGACccgtaaccatgcaagtggaagagacctcaatatccgcctggctagtactcagccaatatctaccaggctcgtcgatagcggacccatttataagttggtcaaactcaacctaactatgccccctaccctcaggcagataaggccacacctccttccaaccgatcacgacatagtggaagatgCGACCCAATGGTATACggtcctcgtgcgctcatgtatccactcagtctcgacgttggagcatcccctagccatgagggtttagggatttcacccacagacatcaaacgtgcccatatgctcaaactaaacattttcggtgtcccagctggctatccacgatatgcctatgaaagtcacagccctgatgtcgctagggcgccaaATGATAATGTTacaaaatatgagatgcatgagtcataccatccaatcatgcatcaaacctgcgtgtactgcgcgatcatgtggggcaactccgtctcatgAGTCCCGTAAACATCTCAGCCAATGGCATATACTATAATCAATCACCCCTCATAACAGACTACCattgatgcatatgagcatgtatcatgatgttatactaagcatgttctcagtgtgtcgatcatgtcacacaaaatgcgagatgcgtgATTCattccatccagtcatgcatcaaacctgcgcatatcgcgcgatcatgtgggacaactccatctcataaggagtctcataaacatctcagcccaatggcatatactaTAATCAATCACCCCTCATAATAGGCATActaatgatgcatatgagcatgtatcatgatgttataccaATGattcatatgagcatgtatcacctctctctctctctctctctctctctctctctctctctctctctctctttctctttctccttgggCATTGGGCATGTGAATGGAGAGGGGAACGCATGCCCCCTTTTTAAAAGGGGCTGGGTGTATGAGAGGGGGGCTGTTTTCACATCACACTTGGATtaagtttctccaatttttcattttttgacgatctttctttaaatctaattcatccattgtgttAGGGTCATCGAATAGATCCGTGGtatataattttcttggtgatttgaaatttatattggccaatattaaaaattctcctaacggatGCCAAAACGAACtcttaattaacggtccacacttaatgatcagggcccaattttgggaaaAATGTGTAGTTATGATAGGAAAATGGTTGGGCAAAATttagtggttgatcaatggtgaaAAAAGGCTTAGATTTAAAATATCACATTTTgcatcaaaaggaaggaactggtaGAAGCATTCAACGGTGCAAGATCAtatatcggggtctaaattttgtataaccacGTAGTTATATGACGCtagagtgtggtccaaatttgagtcgcgatggatggaaggaagtggttaaatcggaagatctaaATTTATAAGGAGTCAATATGAATAACTTCGTGCCTAAGGAAAAACctatcaaagtggggtcttcatatttcatacttggtccatattatggacAATCTAAGTGATTCATATAAAGGAAAATATTCTACTATGACTACTCACAAGGTTTCTTCACACGATGGAcatcaaaatcaacagttaaggaGTCGATTTGTTAATTGGATcaattttacaatgatctaaggaccgaaatttgacatgtatggttaatttatgatacataggcatggtataaaatttaacATCAAGTGGAttgtggaaaccatgtgatctagaaatcaagggtctaggttattggcatttttgtaattattgttgacatgagagttttggaaaatctaatcatTCTACTTGGTTATAGGAATGCTTCTAAGTAACTtttacaaaaggacttatatctaaatcattgtgtataaagagttattcaccaaattaattagagaatatacatatatcaaaccacacaatggatggttagatgatatgtttaaaataggaaaacttgatggttagtactctaataGTGTATATAGGTATATGTACAACCAATTTTGTAAACGGAAGGACACAATGTAGGTTTCTAGAGTGATTAGGGGGTAGAACATGTGTATCATTAGATTTgagtgtcttgttcacatgtgtaactttctcagattgtagttctgatgtggggttaagcatattcataggtgatgaacaagatgaacagatcgGAATATCAATTTGATGTGTATACGAGTGGATGTagggatcaagtagctagtttactacgatcgggtgatccaaaatcaaagtggacagTTAGATGTCTCCATCTAACAGTGCATATTTAACTGAGTGGTATGTTATGATGGAAAAATGAGAATAtttaggtatatgatgatcctatcttaaaatcaatgatcaaattgcttgatctatgaatggagattattctcaACCAGCAAATTCGTGTGGGAGAATAGATGTAGGGTtaagatagctagattggtaatGTACTcatatacataataagttaaatttcatggtaacacgcgagaactttcaatactcgggtattgtaAAGTTCAGGGTATtatatctacattaaaatcaatgGGAGTAAGtttgttatgatgattttgtatattATGACATTCTATTGAATACCAATGACATCAGGATGTTGAgagacaccaagaaattcttatcttaagtatttgaaatggaccttGGTGACACCTCTTATGTCATCAGCATTGAGATTTGTGACAAATCACATGGACTGTTAGCCTGTCATAAAGGGCATATATTACCAgtgtactcgaaaggtatgacatgtAAAATTGTGTTCCTAGACAGTTACCCATTGTAAAGGGTGAAAATTTTGGCCAATTCCAGTGTCCTAAGAATaatttggaaaagaatcgaatAAAGGAATCCTAAGTGTAGTAGGGAGCATCGTGTGTGCTCAAGTCTGCACGTGACTAAATATTTCCTTTGTTGTTGGAATGTTGGGAAAGTACTTATCTAATTcaagaatgcaacattggatagctgcaaagaaagtattccGCTACATGCAAAGAACAAAGGACTTCGGATTCACATATAGAAGATATGACCATTTGGAGTTGGTTGCATACTCAGATGCAAATTATGTTGTCCGCGTTAATATGAAGAAGTCCACCTCAGACTACATCTTCATGAAGGTTGGTGGGGCTGTCTTGGAAATGCGTGAAACCGTCAACCACAGCCTTAACTACCATGAAAGCTGAATTAATTTCTTATCATGAAGCATCTAATCAAGCATTATGCTTACAACGTTTCTTATCAAGTTTTCCGATACTGGAGCATATTCTTAAACCGTTgagaatattttatgataattcagctttaatttccttctctagtaacaacaagcattcgtcaaggtcaaggcacatcgacatcaagtatgttgttgtaaaggaaagagtccATAATCATCAATTGTCTGTGGAGTTCATTGGCACTAAGCAGACGATTGCAAATCCACTCACTAAAAGGAACCTCATCACgctatttcaggagcatgtagCATCCATGAGAGTCATTAATCCTAtggatgttttcagttagtggaacttgcatgttttattttcatAGACATTCGAGAGATTTCATTTGATAAagttttgatgattttgataCAAAGTTTATTTATGTTTCTCTCTAAGTATGCGCAATGTAATTTTGAGTAAGTAAAATTATAGTCATGTCTCATTGGAGACATTTTAAAGCTTcaagacctcttaaggatagacacagaTCATCACATTATGTGTGTAATCCTGATACCACATTTCATAGTTCCAAATTTATGTCGTCAAGGCTAATAGTATTTGTGACCATGCTTAGTCTCACTTTTCTTAGATTGAATATTATGATGGCTGCTGCGATCCGAAACTAacagtcttgatggaccagattatAATAGCATTACCTGTATTATCCAATGATAAAATTGGTTAATCATTTGgatgttttctcaaaattttaaaatattttcaaaagattaatcattgacattgatcaatgtagcccaagtgggagaatgtaagaatcaTATAAGGTTGGCCTTATTAATCAATGATCTAGATTAACCTaaaggttggatagtgtgatcagGTGCACTAGTGGGCCctactaagttgtgatacatccagaAATTCGTATAAGGGGTGGAGTGCTACAACTGTGATATGCACACAGTAATTTAGAGGAACTAGGATTACCAATTCGTGTAGAGCCTTGGGGAgatgagttttgatgggttttgaACTCCTCACCCCTCTAATCTATATTAACAGCGTTGGCTCCCAATCCAACACCACTGACAGAAGCTTGAGCCCACCGtatcttctctaaagggtgtaagaAAAGGAAGACCTTAACATTCCATTTTCACAACAATGACATCACAACAAGGTAAGCCATCTCCTCCTTCAAACCTCCATATCCATATCCAATGCACAATAGATCCTCTAGTAATTCCGCAAACAAGATCTAACATTCCGTACAGAGTTTTGTGCACCAATTGATTGGAttcagctgatttttgggccagggcttGTCTCTCTCTTGGCTAATGATTGGCCTAGCTCTGCCACGCATGCGGATGCTCAACTTCAATTTCTTCTACCTCTGCTTGATGCTGAAACTAGTGATCAAATTCATCTGCCTTCAATGACAAATGGGTAGTTtggaaaaacaaacaaataaataaataaacttaaaAAAGAACAACTTCTCAAACCAACCAAATAAAACCTCTTATTATTAATTTGACTTATTCAAGCAGAAAGTTTTTATTACAATAGGTTAAGAAAACATTTCTTATTTGGGGATAACATATTTAACTGTTTAATTATCTAGAACTGTGCCTTGAGTAAATCAATCACTTTGTTGTCCACTTGGAAGGCCTTTGCGAGAACATCATCAGGGATAGGCGGATTCGAACCGAAGACAGCATTAGATATGGTCATGACACCAGGGAACTGGCTGCTCAGACTGGCGATTGCAACCGCATGGGTTTTGCCAATGTTGAATTGGAAGTGAATGAGGCCTTTTGGGAAGACGAACACATCACCCTTATTTAGGATCTTTGTTATGAGGCGATTGTCAGGGTTGGAGGTGACGAACCCAGCGTAGAGTGTGCCCTCTATGACTGTCAAGATCTCTGAAGCCCGTGGATGCTCGTGAGGAGAATTGACACCGTAAGGTTCAATGTCGATGCGGACAAGGGATATACCCAGAGTGTTGAGTCCGGGTATCTGAGCCACAGTGACAAATGTAACTTTGGACCTAACCTTATTTGAAGTGTTGCCCGGCATGTTTAGTCCACTGAAAAAGAAATCATCAGCTTGCACCATCTTTGGGTCCTTACACACGAACCCATTTACAAATACTGCAAAATAAATGTTACCataagatagaagaagaacactTGTCTTCAAATATTGAAGTTCTAAAGAAAAATGCCAATTAGGCTCACTAGTGTAGTCCCGGCCTTACATGAAAGATCcatgccactcatcaggtgggctctaTAACATCATCTAGCTCAGTTCATATGGCAAGCGACACGACAACATCATCTTGAgcatttaaattttatatattcaGCCCACCAGACACATGATCTGGTCTATTTCTCTGCCCAGGAAATCAACgaagttgggcccacctgatgggtgagTTGGATCTCATATGTTGTCACATGTGATGTCAAATACACTCGTGGTTGCATCTTGCAtgtataaaatcagagacaacatagTGAGTGCATCATGAAGTTTCAAAATCAGCAAAGAGGAGCATAGGAACCTGGTGGTTGTGGTTCTAGTATGGCAACACAGAAGTCCTGTAAGGGACTGGGGTCATAGGCATGTGTGAGAGAACAAGTGAAAGCGAGAAGGGAAAGTACAAGGATGTGAGCAGCCATCCTCATTCTCATAAAACCCGAGGAAAAAAGAAAGCTAAAGGAGCTATTGGGATTCAAAGTTCTTTCGAGGATGAGAAATAAGGACACAAGCCATGTATATATATAGTGGGAATTCACTGCGATGGACACAAGCTGAAGGAGCTATTGGGATTCAAAGTGCATTCAAGGCTGAGAAACGCGGACATCTATATATAAAACTCATTGAGATGGTCTTCTTTCTTACAGGTCGGCCTAGGATAGCATTGGAGGCCGAGGTTGGCCTCGGTTACCAACCTCAGGCCTTGGACAGACCTCAGAATTCAGATACACTTGCAATATATTAACATGAGATATGATTATCTTCTAAAATATTCACTCGGAAAATCATCACATATAATTTATCTTCCAATCACCCTCCAAGAGGCCTTGCAATACACGACACGCACTTAAAAAGTTATAAAAATGCTGACATGAGTAAAGGTACGTAGAATCTCTCACTCAAAACCCTCGATAATAGTAGATTCAGATTACTGGCCTGACTTTGGTATTAGAGGGTCCCCCTGCTATAACCAAGGTCCTTTGTCTTCTTTTTATGCAGGTATTTTGAGGTCCAGCAGTTCAGCGAGAGTGAACCAGATTTTTTTCATCAACAATTTCATCAACAATGTCGATGCCAAATTGAGAGGACCACAAAAGTCAGTTTATGAATTAAGCCACTGTCGCTCTCCAACTACTACAATCAATACCCATTTTATATTCCTATTCTTTAAGTGCTAATCTAGAAAGACGCGATCCCTTCTATATTTTTAATTAGATTAGAGTAATCGTAATACCATTTCCCCGACGGTAAGATTTGAAAGGCCATCTGCAACTAACACGTGCCGACCTGGAATTTGTGTGTAAGTTTCAgctcattcatcaagtgggtcccactctgAACAGGACCTGGCACAAAAACCAGGCTTATCGCGTCAAGTCCACGACACTTGTACAGGGAATGCAAACCTTATCAGTCTTTTTCCTCTTTCCAGTTTTCTCAAGTAAATGTGGTGCACTTATGTGAAGACAGGTCTAACTTATTGACTACGGCATATCCACGGTGCCACAAATGTTGAGTGACTTCGATCTGACACATGGTGAATTCTTGTAGCATATTACCCTTCACCGTGAATGCGTAGAATTTGGTTATGTCCTCGGGTTGTCCAAGCCGTGCATTCAGTCCTCTGATTAATTTGGTGTGCGCATTGATTCTCATCCATAGATTAAggaccattaaaattttgataTTAAAGGATAACTTATTTTAGATTCATTCTTTtacaattttgattttaaaggataGCTTGTTTTAGATCCATTCTCAGGTAACTCTGGAGAccatttgatttaaattaaattgCTAAATAATTGTGGGATTTTTGTGAATATGTTGCACATCCTAAATAATGGGTGACTTACTCCGTTGGGAATGTTACCCACAGTGCCTTACACAGCTCAACATGCCCTTAGAATTTACATAGAAATTGACCAAATGGCCTTACAAGTTATAAAAATTACACTGGTTACATGTTGTTTATGCAAAAATCCGGTCAGCCCTTTCTGGACCCGTGTACCTGCACAAGGAACAGATAAGAAAAACCCTAGCTGACAGCAAGGGACCCtacgatgcctaagtcaagtggggaatctgggtctagttgagTATTGAGAGTTTTTTGCTAAAGACTGTACCTTTAACCATTAAAGGCATctatatttatagtttaagagatatatttatagtttaagagaGACAGTAACATGGAGGAGATCTTCCTATTTAATAGGCACGTATTGTAAGTGGATTCGGATCCCGTATTAGTAAGAGGATATTCCGAAATCCTTGGCAAAGATCCCGGGATCCCGAGCGTGTTGTGGATATCCTTCAAGATCTTTGGAGAAGACCTTGGGTGGATCTCTCATGGATGAGGTCTGATTACCCGAAACCATCAAAGATGTGCAGTGAGAGGCCGAGGTGGCCTTGGCTAACCTGACTTGGGAGTGGTATGCCACTTTGAGCCATGCCTACCTAAGTCATACGAACTTGGGTCACGCCGACCTGGGGTTATGCCGACTTGGGTCATGCCGACCTAGGACATGCCAACATGTGTCATGCCAACCTAGGACATACCGACCTGCCTCCCTAGTCGAGCAGAGAAATGGGAGTTCCTGACGAACTCTAGAGATATTGGAATCGTTAGAGGAGGTGCTTTTGCGAGCACATTCCTCGGTCATGGATTGAGTAGGAAGCAGGCCCTTATGGAGACTAAGCTTCTTGTCGTCTTTTGTTTGGTCGAGCGTGTAAGGTTCCAACCTAACCTGCTCCCATGGGTCGGTCCATTTTCCCCCATAATAGTAAGACCCCCTGCTTTCAAGTCCGCGGAACAGGCTTGAGAAGTAGGTCAGACCCGGTCAGGTTGGATTGTTTTTACTTACAGTGTCGGGTCATCCTATCATTAAGGTTCAATAAGGCAACAGGTGCGAATATTGAGGCATATCGGTAATCATACTATGGCACCCCCGAGGTGGCGTACCATGGCTCAAGGTCATGTGGGCTGTCCGAGCGCCTTTTCGGTGCCAGGCGAGTGAGGCAGTGATGCGTGGCCTATCCATGGCTGTGGAGTCATGCGGTGAGTGAGAGCCCACCACGTGTCGAGATGGAAGAGCTAAGGAGCTGTTTCAGCTACGCATTGATTACAAGTAATGAATGCTCGTATGCGTGACTCCACTATAAAAGGGGGTGCCCTAATGTCGGGAGGGGTTACTTGCCCTTTCCTACCTTCGCGTGCTTCTCCTTCCTTTGCATCAGGTGATTTTCGACGAGTGTTCTTCTGATGTCCTTCTTAAGCAGACTGTTTCCCTTAGTGAGCCTCATTTATACTCCATTACTcccctccctttctttcttttttcttcttctgattTTTCATCATTTTTGTGCCTACAGCCATGCCGAAAACCTCAAGTTCGTTGAAGGGGATTCCAACCATGATGGCAAGGTAGAAGATCTTCGCCCCATGTCGAACCCGCCATCACCGCTGATGATGATGAGCGACATTGATTTTTGGGCGTCCCATACGTCACCAATGCTTGAACAGTCCCTGGCAGAGCAGCCGACAGAGACAAAGGGGACTTTCCCGGTGGTGGAGGAGGATAGCGAATCCGTCGGAGTCGGAGGAAAGGGGGCAAGTAGAGTCTGTGCTAAAGAAGGCCGACATTGTGAGGATAAGGTCGGGATACCACATTCTAGAATCTGTGGTACCCCAAGTTCCCTCACTGGGCGAGCTTCCCAATGAGCCCCTAAAGGAGAGGTGGCCATTTTTAGGTCGCCCTCTAGTGCGACCTTAGGCTTCCTCTTCAAAGGATAGTGAGAGAAGTATTTGCTAATCTTGGGTTATCTCCGAGATAGCTAATCCCCAACGTTTGGAGAACGTTGCTACGGTCATTCATCCTCTAATCTGATCTCGACCAACCCGAGTTGACCGTTACCAAGTGAAATCCAACCCTCTACATGAGTGTTGGTATTATTTCTCCTCCTGGTGGGGGACTGGCAATGCCTTGATCATGGATGTCCCAACCTCCAACAAAAATTAGAAGAAAATGGTTATAGGCGTCGAGGGAGTGGGAGGCGCCAGGGATCTCCGAGCTGCGTTCGTGGGTCCCGACCTCCTTTTCTATGCCAAGTTGGTATGTCCAGACCCGCTTCGCTTTGCTTGCTCGTTGCTTTTGTTCTAATTggtattctttttcttctctttttccagtTGTTCCCAAATATCCTACTGCAATGGGCGCAAAGACCCTTACTCGGATTGTTGAAGGTCGGTCGGTGGATGTCGACCTAAGGTCTTGGAGGTTGCTCCTTACACCT
This region of Magnolia sinica isolate HGM2019 chromosome 1, MsV1, whole genome shotgun sequence genomic DNA includes:
- the LOC131249977 gene encoding putative germin-like protein 2-1, which gives rise to MRMRMAAHILVLSLLAFTCSLTHAYDPSPLQDFCVAILEPQPPVFVNGFVCKDPKMVQADDFFFSGLNMPGNTSNKVRSKVTFVTVAQIPGLNTLGISLVRIDIEPYGVNSPHEHPRASEILTVIEGTLYAGFVTSNPDNRLITKILNKGDVFVFPKGLIHFQFNIGKTHAVAIASLSSQFPGVMTISNAVFGSNPPIPDDVLAKAFQVDNKVIDLLKAQF